A stretch of DNA from Aciduliprofundum sp. MAR08-339:
TATTATGCAATTCACAAAGTAATATAGCACGTTATGAAATAAAAATTTTCTTATCGGAAGATTTTTGTATTTTTCATCTCATGCTTTTTCATGAAAATCCTCGCACTTCAGTGCAGAGAGTTTGAAGTTTTCAAAAGATACCTGGAAGGGCATGATGTGAGATGCCCCAATGATGCCGATGATGATTTCCTTGAAGAAGTGGATATCGTTCTTGCCCACAGCTGGAAAAAATTGGAAAAATTACTGCCAAAGATGAAAAAACTCAAAATGATACAGGTATTCTCGGCGGGAGTTGATCATTTTGATTTCTCAAAGATACCTGAAAATGTGGTGGTTTGCAGCAATGCAGGCTCAAACTCTTGGGGTGTTGCGGAGCATGCCCTGGCATTGATCTTCGCCGCGTTGAAACACACAGTGTACAGGCACAACGAGATGCTTCGGGGCAACTTCCCGCAGATGCTTCCCAGCAAATTACTGCGAGGCAAAAATGTTGGCCTTATAGGCTTGGGGAATATAGCAAGGGATTTGAGCAGCATGCTCAGATGCTTCCATGTCAATCTCCTTGGGGTTAGCAGAAGCGGCAGGTGCTCCTTTTGCAAGGATTTTATTTTTGTGGGAAAAATGGACCAATTGGATTTCCTTCTG
This window harbors:
- a CDS encoding 2-hydroxyacid dehydrogenase is translated as MKILALQCREFEVFKRYLEGHDVRCPNDADDDFLEEVDIVLAHSWKKLEKLLPKMKKLKMIQVFSAGVDHFDFSKIPENVVVCSNAGSNSWGVAEHALALIFAALKHTVYRHNEMLRGNFPQMLPSKLLRGKNVGLIGLGNIARDLSSMLRCFHVNLLGVSRSGRCSFCKDFIFVGKMDQLDFLLANSDIIVLALPLTRETMGLIDGKKLKMMKEDAILVNVSRGRIIVEKDLYEHLKNHPNFTAAIDAWWHYGEGFRQNYPFEKLPNVILSPHCAGSYEGFWKDLTISAAENIKKFIAGTPKNVVRREDYLD